In Reinekea thalattae, a genomic segment contains:
- a CDS encoding siderophore-interacting protein: MKKSYTAIQDIDLKQDIIDHVNQNHQHEVNIIASSQVTQEPVSRATLVDIFHEGIMVQLFYKEIETANTVFIPFEVEGSIEEKIFYLAYIAAVKQGIDLNNTGTCFFEVIKKENITKNIIRLTVKTQTSLPEYYAGYAYAFSLKSLKHHSTKQQKNKKSDQWLKALLNRFFVWLLKHISKESRRKLLAKTKKNTRPYTLRKAWKSNESSLHNDLAYVDIYTHNDTAGSLWAKNLIIGDIIMSQSESKDNHPHLKEGQALLIADETAYPAIAGILELWQNPTAPILITISSKSTEQSYFDSIVLPEGTQIHNIICTPQDQAEEVISTIEKIKNIDAVWAAFESVSAKKVRHYLRNKRALPGKNNNVKAYWRIK, translated from the coding sequence ATGAAAAAATCGTACACGGCCATTCAAGATATCGACCTAAAACAAGATATTATTGATCATGTAAATCAAAACCATCAACATGAAGTGAATATCATCGCGAGCAGTCAAGTCACTCAAGAGCCTGTATCTAGAGCAACTCTCGTCGATATTTTCCATGAAGGAATTATGGTTCAACTGTTCTACAAAGAGATTGAAACAGCTAATACTGTTTTCATTCCATTTGAGGTAGAAGGGTCTATAGAAGAGAAAATTTTTTACCTCGCCTATATTGCAGCCGTCAAGCAGGGAATCGATTTAAATAATACCGGAACCTGCTTTTTTGAGGTTATAAAAAAAGAAAACATTACAAAAAATATAATCAGGCTCACTGTAAAAACGCAAACATCACTACCTGAATACTATGCAGGTTATGCTTATGCCTTTTCGCTAAAATCATTAAAACATCACTCAACTAAACAGCAAAAAAATAAAAAGAGCGATCAATGGTTAAAAGCATTATTGAATCGATTTTTCGTCTGGTTACTCAAACATATTTCAAAAGAATCTCGCAGAAAATTACTGGCAAAAACAAAGAAAAACACTCGGCCTTATACACTTAGGAAGGCGTGGAAAAGTAATGAATCCTCGCTGCACAATGATCTCGCCTATGTAGACATCTATACTCACAATGACACCGCTGGCAGCCTATGGGCTAAAAACTTGATCATTGGCGACATCATTATGAGCCAATCAGAGTCAAAGGATAATCATCCGCACTTAAAGGAAGGACAAGCACTACTCATAGCAGATGAGACTGCCTACCCTGCTATCGCTGGTATTCTTGAGCTTTGGCAAAACCCAACCGCTCCTATCCTCATTACAATCAGTTCAAAAAGTACTGAACAAAGCTACTTTGATTCCATAGTTTTACCGGAAGGAACTCAAATTCATAACATAATATGCACCCCTCAAGATCAGGCAGAAGAAGTCATCTCTACTATCGAAAAAATAAAAAATATCGATGCGGTTTGGGCTGCTTTTGAATCAGTATCCGCAAAAAAAGTACGGCATTATCTGCGTAATAAACGAGCCCTACCAGGGAAAAACAACAATGTAAAAGCTTATTGGAGGATAAAATAA
- a CDS encoding TonB-dependent receptor, translated as MISKPTTFTKLTPLVLAIITASAISTAESLDTIIVTANSNDTSISDVAATMWVIDQEQIEREIKSGADLKVALGRLIPGYDFGGESRTSYNQNLRGRSALVMIDGVSLNSTRAVSRQLESISPFNIARVEVLSGATSIYGAGASGGIINIITKKATANETTVEFESGVSTGFNGSEDLTKNIGLAVSGGGEQLRGRLSASYETTGANYDANGDMVLPDITQTDLQFNDTLDIMGNVDYQPTDKQLLSITAQYYNSAQDTDYTADLGTNSLGALGYVPITISDELDLDTQPSTERLMLNAQYSNEDVLGHNLLTQAYYRNEEIQFFPFPSAVGSSIGVSGYYVFSASLQKTETIGAKTLASKTFNNIKLNHGIDAQLESSTAVSTYYDDTATSSGGITFEKEGEVDRYPDVDTAKVGLFTQADWEINDHVSISGGLRYQYISHEIGDFVGTEQQILIDKGYLTSADTIEGGETDYNELLANIGAIYTINKNQQLWANVSQGFETPDPSKYYGIGTYDNTGSLTSSVSVENNPLDGVKTNSVELGWRLNKQKYNAQIAAYYALSDKTTTIDETTLSVVVNDDQKRIYGIEGETTYRFTDALYVGAQAHLLNSETKTDGSWSALDAELVSPSSSIIRAGFDNFDYGAELQWQTIASYSDDNDEELDGFSLMNLSSYYTLPIGKLSFGVQNLLNEDYYTLWSQRAQILYSTLDEDLFKFKGSGRTYAISYSAEF; from the coding sequence ATGATTAGTAAGCCGACGACCTTTACAAAACTCACCCCTCTTGTATTAGCGATAATAACTGCATCTGCAATTAGTACCGCTGAATCACTAGACACAATCATCGTTACCGCAAACAGTAACGACACTTCGATATCTGATGTTGCTGCAACTATGTGGGTTATTGATCAAGAACAGATTGAACGCGAAATTAAAAGTGGTGCCGACTTAAAAGTCGCATTGGGTCGATTGATCCCTGGTTACGATTTTGGTGGCGAAAGCCGAACAAGCTACAACCAGAATTTACGTGGTCGTTCGGCGCTGGTTATGATTGATGGCGTGTCTCTAAATTCAACACGAGCGGTTAGCCGTCAGCTGGAAAGTATTTCTCCTTTTAACATTGCCAGAGTTGAAGTTTTATCGGGTGCGACCTCTATTTATGGTGCTGGCGCTTCAGGCGGCATCATTAATATTATCACCAAAAAAGCAACGGCTAATGAAACGACTGTAGAGTTTGAATCCGGCGTATCAACTGGCTTCAATGGCAGTGAAGATTTAACTAAAAATATTGGCCTTGCTGTCTCTGGTGGTGGTGAGCAACTTCGCGGTCGATTATCTGCCTCCTATGAAACCACTGGTGCAAATTATGACGCCAACGGCGACATGGTTTTACCAGACATCACACAAACAGACCTTCAGTTTAACGACACCCTCGACATTATGGGTAATGTAGATTACCAGCCAACGGATAAGCAGCTCTTATCCATCACGGCCCAATATTATAACAGCGCACAAGACACCGACTATACAGCAGACCTTGGCACGAACTCTCTTGGCGCGCTTGGCTATGTTCCTATCACGATCAGTGATGAATTAGATTTAGATACTCAACCAAGCACTGAGCGTCTAATGCTAAACGCTCAATACAGTAATGAAGATGTACTAGGCCATAACCTTCTTACTCAAGCTTATTATCGAAATGAAGAAATACAATTCTTCCCGTTTCCATCTGCGGTTGGATCTAGCATAGGAGTGTCTGGTTATTACGTCTTCTCAGCCTCCTTACAAAAAACAGAAACCATTGGTGCAAAGACTCTCGCAAGCAAAACATTCAACAACATAAAGCTGAATCACGGCATTGATGCCCAATTGGAATCTTCTACAGCGGTATCAACCTATTACGATGATACCGCAACAAGTTCTGGTGGTATAACCTTTGAAAAAGAGGGAGAAGTTGATAGATACCCCGATGTCGATACCGCCAAAGTAGGTTTATTTACTCAAGCTGACTGGGAAATTAATGATCATGTAAGTATTTCAGGCGGCTTACGTTATCAATATATCTCTCATGAGATTGGTGACTTTGTTGGCACAGAGCAGCAGATATTAATTGATAAAGGCTATCTAACCAGTGCAGATACCATAGAAGGTGGCGAAACTGATTACAATGAGCTCCTAGCCAATATTGGTGCTATTTACACCATAAATAAAAACCAACAACTTTGGGCTAATGTCAGCCAGGGCTTTGAGACACCGGATCCATCAAAATATTACGGCATCGGTACTTATGACAATACAGGAAGCCTAACGAGTAGTGTCAGTGTAGAAAACAATCCGCTGGACGGCGTAAAAACAAACTCAGTTGAGCTTGGCTGGCGTCTAAATAAACAAAAATACAATGCACAGATAGCCGCTTATTATGCTTTGTCAGACAAAACAACGACTATTGATGAAACCACCTTATCTGTTGTGGTAAATGACGATCAAAAACGTATTTACGGTATTGAAGGTGAAACAACTTATCGATTCACTGATGCATTGTATGTAGGTGCACAAGCGCACTTACTTAACAGTGAAACAAAAACAGATGGCAGCTGGTCCGCTTTAGACGCTGAATTAGTCTCTCCTTCTAGCTCAATTATTCGCGCTGGCTTCGATAACTTTGACTACGGTGCAGAACTGCAATGGCAAACGATAGCAAGTTACTCTGACGACAATGATGAAGAACTTGATGGGTTTTCTTTAATGAATTTGAGTTCTTACTACACCTTACCTATAGGTAAGTTGAGCTTTGGTGTACAGAACCTATTAAACGAAGACTACTACACGCTTTGGTCTCAACGAGCACAAATTCTTTATAGCACCCTAGATGAAGACCTGTTCAAGTTCAAAGGCAGTGGTAGAACTTATGCGATAAGCTACAGCGCTGAATTTTAG
- a CDS encoding YgiQ family radical SAM protein, with translation MHKTAPDLFKYPKYWASCFDPAPFLPMSRAEMDQLGWDSCDIILVTGDAYIDHPSFGMAVIGRLLEAQGYRVGIISQPDWRSAEPFKELGKPNLYFGVTAGNMDSMINRYTADLKVRNDDAYTPNNEGGKRPDRAVLVYSQRCKEAYADTPVVIGGIEASLRRIAQYDYWSDKVRHSVLFDANADILLYGNAERALVEVTHRLANGTPISDITDVRGTVVLRKTVPDGWTVIDSTRIDWPANIGELTEFERENPYQEAMQSSCASGSGKSAGKDAGNDQTATVQMAEPMAATAVAEETEVQTVRVIPLPLQRKEKFEKDTSCIRLPSFEKVSADPALYAHASRILHMEANPHNAHVLVQKHGNQEVWVNPPPIPLLTHEMDGVFDLPYARVPHPSYGNAKIPAYDMIKTSINIMRGCFGGCTFCSITEHEGRVIQSRSHESVLHEVEEMKAKVPGFSGAISDLGGPTANMYHLNCISDEIQASCRRLSCVYPTICVNLKTDHSETTELYRKVRKTEGIHTVSIASGLRYDLAVEDPEYVKELVTHHVGGYLKIAPEHTEDRPLKMMMKPGMGTYDRFKDMFDKFSKQAGKKQYLIPYFIAAHPGCEDEDMVNLALWLKKRKMKVDQVQTFYPSPMSLATAMYYSGKNPLKKVNYKSGRVSIVKQIEQRQLHKALLRYHDKNHWKDIRKALVRMGLQKLIGDKDHQLVPAEGRGQSTKAVGKNTAGKNNNKFKPTSRPANRKGARYTGKPSSSKKR, from the coding sequence ATGCATAAAACCGCACCTGATTTATTCAAATACCCGAAATACTGGGCGTCCTGCTTCGACCCCGCACCTTTTTTACCGATGAGCCGTGCCGAAATGGACCAGCTCGGTTGGGACAGCTGCGATATTATCCTAGTAACGGGCGATGCCTATATCGATCATCCTAGTTTTGGCATGGCGGTTATCGGCCGTTTATTGGAAGCACAAGGTTATCGCGTCGGTATTATTTCCCAGCCAGATTGGCGCAGTGCCGAACCCTTTAAAGAACTCGGTAAACCGAATTTATATTTTGGTGTCACCGCGGGCAACATGGATTCGATGATCAATCGTTACACGGCGGATTTAAAAGTTCGTAACGACGATGCCTACACACCCAATAACGAAGGCGGTAAGCGTCCCGATCGTGCGGTATTGGTTTACAGCCAGCGCTGCAAAGAAGCCTATGCCGATACGCCGGTGGTGATCGGCGGTATTGAAGCCAGTTTGCGCCGTATCGCCCAGTACGATTACTGGAGTGATAAGGTTCGTCATTCGGTGTTGTTCGATGCTAACGCCGACATTCTGCTGTACGGCAATGCCGAGCGCGCATTGGTTGAAGTGACGCATCGTTTAGCCAATGGCACTCCTATTTCTGATATTACCGACGTGCGTGGCACCGTTGTGTTGCGCAAAACCGTACCAGATGGCTGGACGGTTATTGATTCTACTCGAATCGACTGGCCAGCAAACATTGGTGAGTTGACCGAGTTTGAGCGCGAAAACCCCTACCAAGAAGCCATGCAAAGTTCTTGTGCCTCAGGCTCGGGTAAGAGTGCTGGTAAAGATGCGGGCAATGATCAAACTGCAACAGTGCAAATGGCCGAGCCAATGGCAGCCACGGCGGTAGCAGAAGAAACCGAAGTACAGACCGTACGAGTGATTCCATTGCCGTTACAGCGTAAAGAAAAATTCGAAAAAGACACCAGCTGCATTCGCTTGCCGTCTTTTGAGAAGGTCAGTGCCGACCCCGCACTTTACGCCCATGCCAGCCGAATTTTGCACATGGAAGCCAACCCGCATAACGCTCACGTGTTAGTGCAAAAGCACGGCAACCAAGAAGTTTGGGTGAACCCGCCGCCGATCCCGTTGTTAACACATGAGATGGATGGCGTGTTTGATTTACCGTACGCCCGTGTGCCGCACCCCAGTTACGGGAATGCCAAAATCCCCGCGTACGACATGATCAAAACCTCGATCAACATTATGCGCGGCTGCTTTGGTGGCTGTACTTTTTGTTCGATTACCGAGCATGAAGGCCGAGTCATTCAATCGCGTTCGCACGAATCGGTATTGCATGAAGTCGAAGAGATGAAAGCCAAAGTACCAGGCTTTAGCGGCGCTATTTCCGATTTAGGTGGCCCAACCGCCAACATGTATCACCTCAACTGCATCAGTGATGAAATCCAAGCCAGTTGCCGCCGTTTAAGTTGTGTTTACCCAACCATTTGCGTCAACCTAAAAACCGATCATTCTGAAACCACTGAGCTTTACCGCAAGGTGCGTAAAACTGAAGGTATCCATACCGTATCTATCGCATCGGGTTTGCGTTACGACCTAGCGGTAGAAGACCCAGAATACGTTAAAGAATTGGTGACTCATCACGTTGGCGGCTATTTAAAAATTGCCCCAGAACATACCGAAGACCGACCATTAAAAATGATGATGAAACCGGGCATGGGCACTTACGACCGCTTTAAAGATATGTTCGATAAATTTTCTAAACAGGCCGGTAAAAAACAATATTTAATTCCGTACTTTATTGCCGCGCACCCCGGCTGTGAAGATGAAGATATGGTTAACCTTGCGCTGTGGTTAAAGAAACGCAAAATGAAAGTCGACCAGGTGCAAACCTTTTATCCTTCGCCGATGAGCTTGGCGACAGCGATGTACTATTCGGGCAAAAACCCGCTGAAAAAGGTTAACTACAAAAGCGGCCGAGTCAGCATTGTTAAGCAGATAGAACAACGCCAATTGCACAAAGCCTTGTTGCGTTACCACGATAAAAACCACTGGAAAGATATTCGCAAAGCGTTGGTGCGCATGGGCTTACAAAAGTTGATTGGTGATAAAGACCATCAGCTCGTACCAGCAGAAGGGCGCGGGCAATCGACAAAAGCCGTTGGCAAAAATACGGCGGGTAAAAACAATAACAAATTCAAACCTACCAGTCGGCCAGCTAACCGCAAGGGCGCGCGCTATACCGGCAAACCCAGCTCAAGTAAAAAACGCTAG
- a CDS encoding ABC transporter ATP-binding protein encodes MTGEIPEGSITALIGPNGSGKSSLLSLLCGLTLPTEGEILLNEKSLNKIKRSIIAKQIALLPQSNPVPTTLTVSDLVTFGRHPHRPWYKKVAKEDKQVIDWSMNEAGVTAYAERLLTDLSGGELQRAWLAMVLAQDTNILMLDEPTSWLDIAHQVSLLKIVRRLNKQYNKTIVWVLHDLNQARQFSDRAILINNGEIITQGDVNDVINAENITRVYQTSVKMHSLGNRDILWPEEQL; translated from the coding sequence ATGACAGGAGAAATTCCAGAAGGCTCGATCACAGCATTGATCGGGCCTAATGGCTCAGGTAAAAGTAGCTTACTATCCCTGTTATGCGGATTAACCTTACCGACAGAAGGTGAAATTTTATTAAACGAAAAATCGCTTAACAAAATAAAGCGCAGCATTATAGCAAAACAGATAGCTCTATTACCTCAAAGTAACCCTGTCCCGACAACATTAACCGTTTCTGACTTAGTGACCTTTGGTCGCCATCCACATCGACCTTGGTATAAAAAAGTAGCCAAAGAAGATAAGCAAGTGATTGACTGGTCGATGAATGAAGCCGGTGTCACAGCTTACGCTGAGCGCTTACTTACAGATTTATCCGGCGGTGAGTTGCAACGAGCATGGCTTGCCATGGTACTTGCTCAAGATACAAACATTTTAATGTTGGACGAACCGACATCTTGGCTCGATATTGCCCATCAAGTCAGCCTGTTAAAAATCGTTCGCCGCCTAAACAAGCAATATAATAAAACCATTGTTTGGGTATTGCATGATTTAAACCAAGCTCGCCAATTTAGTGATCGAGCCATTTTAATTAACAATGGTGAAATTATTACTCAAGGTGATGTCAACGATGTTATCAATGCTGAAAATATTACTCGCGTCTACCAAACTTCAGTAAAAATGCATTCTCTTGGAAACCGCGATATTTTATGGCCCGAGGAGCAACTATGA
- a CDS encoding iron-siderophore ABC transporter substrate-binding protein, with amino-acid sequence MKRCALCLTLLLVFVSNSQSYAQASPVSVCLSSCVQLDKPAIRVVALNWSVAEMLLTLDITPVGVTQGNGYRKWQTNTPELPETVTEVGTRQEPNLAAIMALNPDLIIGYEFRHRRILSSLQSIAPTLLYQQFPTLSQSEFRYFDESQKIFLAIAEATDKQQKALSQLEEMHTRLAELKQQLADAGLANMDVSYGKFVGMGYGLRIFTDISLAGSISEELGLNYTWRDGLPGKDFTHLQLEQLPALQNSHLLLAGNQVDGERMMHSPVWPLLPFVQNNDISEIPPLFSFGGPLSAIKMAEAFTQSLLTRQENLHD; translated from the coding sequence ATGAAACGTTGCGCCCTGTGCCTAACGCTCCTGTTGGTTTTTGTTAGCAACTCCCAATCCTATGCTCAGGCATCGCCTGTTTCTGTGTGCTTGAGTAGTTGCGTACAACTGGATAAACCAGCCATAAGAGTTGTTGCACTTAATTGGTCTGTAGCAGAAATGCTATTAACACTGGACATAACACCTGTTGGAGTGACTCAGGGAAATGGCTATCGCAAATGGCAAACTAATACACCTGAGTTACCTGAAACCGTAACTGAAGTCGGGACTCGACAAGAGCCTAATCTTGCTGCAATTATGGCCTTAAATCCTGATTTAATTATCGGCTACGAATTTCGTCATCGTAGAATTCTAAGCTCACTGCAAAGCATTGCACCCACACTACTCTACCAACAATTTCCAACACTATCACAATCAGAATTTCGCTATTTTGATGAGTCTCAAAAAATTTTCTTAGCTATAGCAGAAGCAACCGACAAACAACAAAAAGCCTTATCTCAACTAGAAGAAATGCACACCCGACTAGCTGAATTAAAGCAACAATTAGCAGATGCTGGCCTTGCCAATATGGATGTCAGTTACGGTAAATTTGTTGGTATGGGTTATGGTTTAAGAATTTTTACCGACATCAGTCTTGCTGGTTCAATCTCTGAAGAACTGGGATTAAACTACACATGGCGAGATGGGCTACCTGGAAAAGATTTCACTCACTTACAATTAGAGCAGTTGCCCGCACTACAAAATAGCCACTTACTTTTGGCTGGTAACCAGGTAGACGGCGAACGTATGATGCACTCACCTGTTTGGCCACTATTGCCCTTTGTACAAAACAACGACATATCTGAAATACCTCCATTATTCAGTTTTGGTGGACCTTTGTCCGCTATAAAAATGGCTGAAGCATTTACTCAGTCACTTTTAACACGGCAGGAAAATCTACATGATTAA
- a CDS encoding acyl-CoA thioesterase — MTKQHYDERNNTVEMTVLITPDMANFSGNMHGGSLLKLIDQVAYTCAARYCGKYAVTLSVDHVQFKEAIKIGELVTLLASVNHVGNTSMEVGVKIVAEDIQTNTQRHTNSCYLTMVAVDENGKPSKVPPLKLVDSTQKARFIAAKLRKELRARHNEHLSALHSKWKDKIENLTSEQIDAEFDKYMNTDKS, encoded by the coding sequence ATGACCAAACAACACTATGACGAACGTAATAACACAGTAGAAATGACGGTCCTGATCACGCCGGACATGGCAAACTTTTCCGGCAATATGCACGGTGGTAGCTTGCTTAAATTGATTGACCAAGTCGCTTACACCTGCGCCGCTCGCTATTGCGGCAAATATGCGGTGACGCTATCGGTTGACCACGTTCAATTTAAAGAAGCGATCAAAATTGGCGAACTGGTGACGCTGCTGGCGTCTGTTAACCATGTTGGCAATACCTCGATGGAAGTCGGCGTTAAAATCGTCGCCGAAGATATCCAAACCAACACGCAACGTCACACCAACAGCTGCTATTTAACCATGGTTGCAGTGGACGAAAACGGCAAACCGAGCAAGGTGCCACCGCTTAAGCTGGTCGACAGCACGCAAAAGGCACGTTTCATTGCGGCTAAATTACGCAAAGAACTCAGAGCACGGCACAACGAACACCTTTCTGCACTGCACAGTAAATGGAAAGATAAAATAGAAAACCTAACCAGCGAACAGATCGACGCTGAATTCGATAAATACATGAACACTGATAAAAGCTAA